CAAGCCGGTGCCCAATACCCTGGTGGAGATGTGGCAGGCCAACGCCGGTGGTCGCTACCGCCACAAGAACGACCGCTACCTGGCCCCGCTCGATCCCAACTTCGGTGGCGTCGGTCGCTGCCTGACCGACCGTGACGGCTACTACAGCTTCCGCACCATCAAGCCCGGCCCCTATCCCTGGCGCAACGGCCCCAACGACTGGCGTCCGGCGCACATCCACTTCTCCATCAGCGGCCCTTCGATTGCCACCAAGCTGATCACCCAACTGTATTTCGAAGGTGATCCGCTGATTCCGATGTGCCCGATCGTCAAGTCGATCGCCAACCCGGACGCGGTGCAGCGCCTGATCGCCCGGCTCGACATGAGCCACGCCAACCCGATGGACTGCCTGGCCTATCGCTTCGACATCGTGCTGCGTGGCCAGCGCCAGACCCACTTCGAGAATCGCTGAGGAGACCCGTCATGC
The Pseudomonas putida genome window above contains:
- the pcaH gene encoding protocatechuate 3,4-dioxygenase subunit beta; the encoded protein is MPAQDTSRFVIRDRNWHPKALTPDYKTSIARSPRQALVSIAQSVSESTGPDFSHLRFGEHDHDLLLNFNNGGLPIGERIIVAGRVVDQYGKPVPNTLVEMWQANAGGRYRHKNDRYLAPLDPNFGGVGRCLTDRDGYYSFRTIKPGPYPWRNGPNDWRPAHIHFSISGPSIATKLITQLYFEGDPLIPMCPIVKSIANPDAVQRLIARLDMSHANPMDCLAYRFDIVLRGQRQTHFENR